One stretch of Serinicoccus hydrothermalis DNA includes these proteins:
- a CDS encoding NAD(P)H-dependent oxidoreductase subunit E: MARAGRQQTEELTPRSARAEITREIAGRHAGERGPLLPILHAVQREHGYVADEDVAEVADVLNLSVAEVHGTVSFYHDFRRTPAPEHTVEVCRAEACQAVGAAELYAAAQDRFAGRHDVEVREIFCFGNCALGPSASVDGRLRGRVTAEDLAAAERGWTP, translated from the coding sequence GTGGCACGTGCTGGTCGGCAGCAGACCGAGGAGCTGACGCCGAGGTCCGCGCGGGCGGAGATCACCCGGGAGATCGCGGGTCGGCACGCGGGGGAGCGCGGCCCGCTCCTGCCGATCCTGCACGCGGTGCAGCGCGAGCACGGCTACGTCGCCGACGAGGACGTCGCCGAGGTCGCGGACGTGCTCAACCTCTCGGTGGCCGAGGTCCACGGCACGGTCAGCTTCTACCACGACTTCCGGCGCACGCCGGCTCCCGAGCACACCGTCGAGGTCTGCCGCGCCGAGGCCTGCCAGGCGGTCGGCGCCGCCGAGCTGTATGCCGCGGCGCAGGACCGGTTCGCCGGTCGGCACGACGTCGAGGTGCGGGAGATCTTCTGCTTCGGCAACTGCGCCCTCGGCCCCAGCGCGAGCGTCGACGGGCGCCTCCGTGGCCGGGTCACCGCCGAGGACCTGGCCGCGGCGGAGAGGGGGTGGACCCCGTGA
- a CDS encoding formate dehydrogenase beta subunit, with translation MTTVWVPQDASARAVGADEVAAALAQVEGVTVRRNGTRGMLWREPLVEVETDRGRVGYAEVTADGIPDLVRAGMLTGADHETCIGVVDDDRWLAAQDRVSLARIGLAEPTDITAYEAQGGWAGLRRALELDPADVVEEVLTSGLRGRGGAGFPTGIKWRTVLEAEADQKFVACNLDEGDSGTFADRILAEADPFTLVEGMTIAAVTVGATEGFVYCRSEYPDAIARLRDAIAVAGEHGYLGEDVAGSGRAFRLQVRVGAGAYICGEETSMLESLEGRRGEVRAKPPIPALHGLWGSPTVVNNLLSFAAIPMILADGGQAYADRGVGRSRGTQIFQLAGNIARGGVYEAPLGITLRELVQDIGGGTRTGRPVRAVQVGGPLGAYLPAERLDVPMGYEELADAGGMLGHGGIVVFDDTVDMSRMARFAMEFCSVESCGKCTPCRIGSTRGVETIDRLRGATDPGERTQLRLLLDDLCETMTTGSLCAMGGLTPVPVRSALTHFPEDFERSRS, from the coding sequence GTGACGACCGTCTGGGTGCCCCAGGACGCCTCGGCCCGCGCCGTCGGCGCCGACGAGGTCGCCGCGGCCCTCGCACAGGTCGAGGGGGTCACCGTCCGGCGCAACGGCACCCGCGGCATGCTCTGGCGCGAGCCGCTCGTCGAGGTCGAGACCGACCGCGGGCGGGTGGGCTACGCCGAGGTCACGGCGGACGGCATACCGGACCTCGTCCGGGCGGGGATGCTCACGGGAGCCGATCACGAGACCTGCATCGGGGTCGTCGACGACGACCGGTGGCTCGCCGCGCAGGACCGGGTGAGCCTGGCGCGCATCGGGCTGGCCGAGCCGACCGACATCACCGCCTACGAGGCCCAGGGCGGCTGGGCCGGGCTGCGCCGCGCCCTGGAGCTCGACCCGGCCGACGTGGTCGAGGAGGTCCTCACCTCCGGGCTGCGTGGTCGTGGAGGCGCCGGCTTCCCCACGGGCATCAAGTGGCGCACCGTCCTCGAGGCAGAGGCCGACCAGAAGTTCGTCGCCTGCAACCTCGACGAGGGTGACTCCGGCACCTTCGCCGACCGGATCCTCGCCGAGGCCGACCCCTTCACGCTCGTCGAGGGGATGACCATCGCGGCGGTCACCGTCGGCGCGACCGAGGGTTTCGTCTACTGCCGCAGCGAGTATCCCGACGCGATCGCCCGGCTCCGCGACGCCATCGCCGTCGCCGGCGAGCACGGCTACCTGGGCGAGGACGTCGCCGGCAGCGGCCGGGCCTTCCGCCTCCAGGTGCGCGTCGGCGCCGGTGCCTACATCTGCGGCGAGGAGACCTCCATGCTGGAGTCCCTCGAGGGGCGCCGCGGCGAGGTGCGGGCCAAGCCGCCGATCCCCGCCCTGCACGGCCTGTGGGGGAGCCCGACGGTCGTCAACAACCTGCTCTCCTTCGCCGCGATCCCCATGATCCTCGCCGACGGCGGCCAGGCGTATGCCGACCGCGGCGTCGGGCGCTCGCGCGGCACCCAGATCTTCCAGCTCGCCGGCAACATCGCCCGCGGCGGCGTCTACGAGGCGCCGCTCGGCATCACCCTGCGCGAGCTCGTCCAGGACATCGGCGGCGGCACCCGCACCGGCCGCCCGGTCCGCGCGGTGCAGGTCGGCGGACCGCTGGGGGCCTACCTCCCGGCCGAGCGGCTCGACGTGCCCATGGGCTACGAGGAGCTCGCGGATGCCGGTGGCATGCTCGGCCACGGCGGCATCGTCGTCTTCGACGACACCGTCGACATGTCGCGGATGGCGCGCTTCGCCATGGAGTTCTGCTCGGTCGAGTCATGCGGCAAGTGCACCCCGTGCCGGATCGGGTCCACCCGCGGCGTCGAGACCATCGACCGGCTGCGCGGCGCCACCGACCCGGGGGAGCGCACCCAGCTCCGGCTGCTGCTGGACGACCTCTGCGAGACGATGACCACCGGCTCGCTCTGCGCCATGGGCGGGCTCACCCCGGTGCCGGTGCGCAGCGCGCTCACCCATTTCCCGGAGGACTTCGAACGGAGTCGATCATGA
- the fdhF gene encoding formate dehydrogenase subunit alpha: MTLTPETSAPEALTPEQVASRLGSVSRDGQGMPYPPDPRGTAYQPEADFGTPDMSREVSADQTVTLTIDGREVTVPQGTSVMRAAREAGVEIPSLCATDSLKAFGSCRLCLVDIEDGKGRPASCTTPCADGAVVRTDTDEVRRLRRGVMELYLSDHPADCPGCARGSCEIAALARQTGVAEVRYGLADPLDRGERDTSNPYFDYEPDACIACSRCVRACSDIQGTFALTVEGRGPGSRIAPGPTDFFGSECVSCGACVQACPTDALTEKSVISLGMPKRVVETTCAYCGVGCSFRAEVTDSRDQETGETRTEVVRMMPLKAGKANEGHSCVKGRFAYGYTDHADRQMSPMVRDTIEDEWRVVSWEEAIQRVADGFRAIQDRHGVGSIGGISSSRCTNEEVYVVQKMVRAAFGNNNVDTCARVCHSPTGYGLNQTFGTSAGTQDFASVEDTDVVLLIGANPTDAHPVFASRMKQRLREGAQIIVADPRQIDLVRTPHVEASAHLPLRPGSNVAFVNAMAHTIVTEGLHDKGFLEERCEDVEAYLDFIRLPENSPEATAEATGLEPEQVRAAARLYADARNGSIYYGLGVTEHSQGSTMVMGMANLAMVTGNIGRPGVGVNPLRGQNNVQGSCDMGSFPHELPGYRHISLPDVRSIFEDLWGVTLDPEPGLRIPNMFDAAIGGSFKGLFVHGEDIAQSDPNLQHVRAALTSMEMVVVQDLFLNETARYAHVFLPGSSFLEKDGTFTNAERRLGRVRPVMPSRVGKDEWKVVCEIATAMGYPMGYASASEIMDEIAATTPTFAGVSFARLDAEGSMQWPVNDKAPQGTPTMHVDAFVRGKGKLIPTVFVPTTETTNRRFPLILTTGRILSQYNVGAQTRRTANSSWHPEDVLEVHPADAEMRGIRTGDRVELASRVGATTLTALVSERMQPGVVYTTFHHPVTGANVVTTENSDWATNCPEYKVTAVQVGVANARREQEEAEVSDGHEPVDPAVDVVGARR; this comes from the coding sequence ATGACGCTCACCCCCGAGACGTCCGCGCCAGAGGCGCTCACCCCCGAGCAGGTCGCCAGCAGGCTCGGGTCTGTCAGTCGCGACGGGCAGGGTATGCCGTACCCGCCCGACCCGCGCGGGACGGCATACCAGCCCGAGGCGGACTTCGGCACCCCGGACATGAGCAGGGAGGTGAGCGCCGACCAGACCGTCACCCTGACCATCGACGGCCGCGAGGTCACCGTGCCCCAGGGCACCTCGGTGATGCGCGCCGCCCGCGAGGCCGGCGTCGAGATCCCCAGCCTGTGCGCCACCGACTCGCTCAAGGCCTTCGGCTCGTGCCGCCTGTGCCTCGTCGACATCGAGGACGGCAAGGGCAGGCCCGCGTCCTGCACGACTCCCTGCGCCGACGGCGCCGTCGTCCGCACCGACACCGACGAGGTGCGCAGGCTGCGGCGCGGGGTCATGGAGCTCTACCTCTCCGACCACCCCGCCGACTGCCCCGGCTGTGCCCGCGGCTCGTGCGAGATCGCGGCTCTGGCGCGCCAGACCGGCGTCGCCGAGGTGCGCTACGGCCTGGCCGACCCGCTGGACCGGGGCGAGCGCGACACGTCCAACCCCTACTTCGACTACGAGCCGGACGCCTGCATCGCGTGCTCGCGCTGCGTCCGCGCGTGCTCGGACATCCAGGGCACCTTCGCGCTCACCGTCGAGGGCCGCGGCCCGGGCTCGCGGATCGCGCCCGGGCCGACCGACTTCTTCGGCTCGGAGTGCGTCTCCTGCGGCGCCTGCGTCCAGGCGTGCCCGACCGACGCCCTCACCGAGAAGTCGGTCATCTCCCTCGGTATGCCCAAGCGCGTCGTCGAGACGACCTGCGCCTACTGCGGGGTCGGCTGCTCCTTCCGCGCCGAGGTCACCGACTCGCGCGACCAGGAGACGGGAGAGACCCGCACCGAGGTCGTCCGGATGATGCCGCTCAAGGCGGGCAAGGCCAACGAGGGCCACTCCTGCGTCAAGGGCCGCTTCGCCTACGGCTACACCGACCACGCCGACCGCCAGATGTCGCCGATGGTCCGCGACACCATCGAGGACGAGTGGCGCGTGGTGAGCTGGGAGGAGGCGATCCAGCGCGTCGCGGACGGCTTCCGCGCCATCCAGGACCGGCACGGCGTCGGCTCCATCGGTGGCATCTCCTCCTCGCGCTGCACCAACGAGGAGGTCTACGTCGTCCAGAAGATGGTGCGCGCCGCCTTCGGCAACAACAACGTCGACACCTGCGCCCGGGTCTGCCACAGCCCGACCGGCTACGGCCTCAACCAGACCTTCGGCACCTCGGCCGGCACCCAGGACTTCGCCTCCGTGGAGGACACCGACGTCGTCCTGCTCATCGGGGCCAACCCCACCGACGCGCACCCCGTCTTCGCCTCCCGGATGAAGCAGCGGCTGCGCGAGGGCGCGCAGATCATCGTCGCCGACCCGCGCCAGATCGACCTCGTGCGCACCCCGCACGTCGAGGCCTCCGCGCACCTGCCGCTGCGCCCCGGCTCCAACGTGGCCTTCGTCAACGCGATGGCGCACACCATCGTCACCGAGGGCCTGCATGACAAGGGCTTCCTCGAGGAGCGCTGCGAGGACGTGGAGGCATACCTCGACTTCATCCGCCTGCCCGAGAACTCCCCCGAGGCGACCGCGGAGGCGACCGGGCTGGAGCCCGAGCAGGTCCGCGCCGCCGCCCGGCTCTATGCCGACGCGCGCAACGGCTCGATCTACTACGGCCTCGGGGTCACCGAGCACAGCCAGGGCTCGACGATGGTCATGGGCATGGCCAACCTCGCCATGGTCACCGGCAACATCGGCCGCCCCGGCGTCGGCGTCAACCCGCTGCGCGGCCAGAACAACGTGCAGGGCTCCTGCGACATGGGCTCGTTCCCGCACGAGCTGCCCGGCTACCGCCACATCTCGCTGCCCGACGTCCGCTCGATCTTCGAGGACCTGTGGGGCGTCACCCTCGACCCCGAGCCGGGGCTGCGGATCCCCAACATGTTCGACGCCGCGATCGGCGGCAGCTTCAAGGGGCTCTTCGTCCACGGCGAGGACATCGCCCAGTCCGACCCTAACCTGCAGCACGTCCGGGCCGCGCTGACCTCGATGGAGATGGTGGTCGTCCAGGACCTCTTCCTCAACGAGACCGCGCGCTACGCCCACGTCTTCCTGCCCGGGTCCAGCTTCCTGGAGAAGGACGGCACGTTCACCAACGCCGAGCGTCGCCTCGGGCGGGTGCGTCCGGTCATGCCGAGCCGGGTCGGCAAGGACGAGTGGAAGGTCGTGTGCGAGATCGCGACGGCCATGGGCTACCCGATGGGGTATGCCTCCGCCTCCGAGATCATGGACGAGATCGCGGCGACGACGCCCACCTTCGCCGGGGTGAGCTTCGCCCGCCTCGACGCCGAGGGGTCCATGCAGTGGCCGGTCAACGACAAGGCCCCGCAGGGGACGCCCACGATGCACGTCGACGCCTTCGTCCGGGGCAAGGGCAAGCTCATCCCCACGGTCTTCGTGCCGACGACCGAGACCACCAACCGGCGCTTCCCGCTCATCCTCACGACCGGGCGAATCCTGTCGCAGTACAACGTCGGGGCGCAGACCCGCCGCACCGCCAACTCCTCCTGGCACCCGGAGGACGTGCTCGAGGTGCATCCGGCCGACGCCGAGATGCGGGGGATCAGGACCGGTGACCGGGTCGAGCTGGCCAGCCGGGTCGGCGCCACGACCCTCACCGCGCTGGTCTCGGAGCGGATGCAGCCGGGGGTGGTCTACACGACCTTCCACCACCCGGTCACGGGCGCCAACGTCGTCACGACGGAGAACTCCGACTGGGCGACCAACTGCCCGGAGTACAAGGTGACCGCCGTCCAGGTCGGCGTCGCCAACGCCCGGCGGGAGCAGGAGGAGGCCGAGGTCAGCGACGGGCACGAGCCGGTCGACCCGGCCGTCGACGTCGTCGGTGCACGGCGATGA
- a CDS encoding formate dehydrogenase subunit delta produces the protein MSRSADGPDLNAPTDADPSPDQGPPTGEEVDAQARQRLPAEVRMGEDIARAMAHHPPERGAEEIATHIRKFWNPRMRASIIGRMERGEPMDELLRSGVELYRQGEIDRQEVAEPSGG, from the coding sequence ATGAGCAGGTCCGCCGACGGGCCGGACCTCAACGCCCCCACCGACGCCGACCCGAGCCCCGACCAGGGGCCGCCCACCGGTGAGGAGGTCGACGCGCAGGCCCGCCAGCGACTACCCGCCGAGGTCCGGATGGGCGAGGACATCGCGCGGGCGATGGCCCACCACCCGCCGGAGCGCGGTGCCGAGGAGATCGCCACCCACATCCGCAAGTTCTGGAACCCCCGCATGCGCGCCTCGATCATCGGCCGGATGGAGCGCGGCGAGCCGATGGACGAGCTGCTGCGCTCCGGCGTCGAGCTCTACCGGCAGGGCGAGATCGACCGCCAGGAGGTGGCCGAGCCCTCC